ACACTCCCCTTCTGGGCAGTCGACGCCATGGCTGACTGGTACTTTGGGAAATTTTTATGTAAGGCTGTGCATATCATCTACACCGTCAACCTCTACAGCAGTGTTCTCATCCTGGCCTTCATCAGCCTGGACCGCTACCTTGCCATTGTCCATGCCACCAACAGCCAGAGGCCGAGGAAGCTGCTGGCTGAAAAGGCCGTCTATGTGGGTGTCTGGATCCCCGCCCTCCTCCTGACTATCCCTGACATCATCTTCGCCGATGTCAGCGAGGGGGAAGGCAGGTACATCTGTGACCGCCTTTACCCTGACAGCCTGTGGATGGTGGTGTTCCAGTTCCAGCACATCATGGTGGGTCTCATCCTGCCGGGCATCGTCATCCTGTCCTGTTACTGCATCATCATCTCCAAGCTGTCACACTCCAAGGGCCAccagaagcgcaaggccctgaagACTACGGTCATCCTTATCCTGGCTTTCTTTGCCTGCTGGCTACCGTATTACGTGGGGATCAGCATCGATTCCTTCATCCTTTTGGAGGTCATCAAGCAAGGATGTGAGTTCGAGAGCGTCGTGCACAAGTGGATCTCCATCACCGAGGCCCTCGCCTTCTTCCACTGTTGCCTGAACCCCATCCTCTACGCCTTCCTCGGGGCCAAATTCAAGAGCTCTGCACAACATGCACTCAATTCCATGAGCAGAGGCTCCAGCCTCAAGATCCTTTCCAAAGGGAAACGGGGTGGACACTCTTCCGTCTCCACAGAGTCAGAATCCTCAAGTTTTCACTCCAGCTAACACTTACGCaaagacatatataatatatatatatatatgacaaagaaCTTTTTTTATGTTACACATTTCCCAGATATAAAAGACTGACCAATCttgtacagttttttttattgACTGTTGGAGTTTATGTTTctctagttgtgtgtgtgtgtgtgtgaggtttgacttaatttatataaatatttttttttgtttgtctgtttcacGTGAATGAGTGTCTAGGCAGGACCTGTGGCCAAGTTCTTAGtcgctgtgtgtctgtgtgtaggacTGTAGAGCTGTAGAGGAAGGAACTGAACACTCCAGAATGTGTGCTAAATCGGATAAAGCTAGAAGTGACCCTCAGCTGTCGCTGCATAATCTCTTCGCCCCGCCCACCCCGTTCCTGAATTGTTTGGTTGTGCTGTGTGGTTTCTCTGTAGAAGATGGCACTTAAAACCAAAGCCTGAAATGGTATAgaaatgctgggtttttttttttttctttcagttttcaaGGGTGGATTGATTTCAGTACCTACAAATGTACAGTCTTGTATTACGTTGTTAATAAAAGTCAATGGTAAACTTGCTTGGTGGCGTGCTGTGTTGTCATTGCTGCTGGCTAACCGTAGTAATGTGTTTGGGGAAGTTGAGCAGTGTACACATTTATGGCCTACCAGAGGCGCTCCTGGATGTGTCTATGTGGGCTCACATACGTGCACATGCATTATGCATTTGGTGGTCAACTCCAGATGTTCCTCGGGTCCTGCCACAccttggcttggcttggtttggtttggtttggtttggcttggtttggtttggtttggtttggtttggtttggagacaggctctctcattgGCCCAGAACTGGATTAAGTAGGTAAGGCTGGCTAGCtaacaagccccagggatccagctgtcttcctctccagagctgggattaaggcatgcacTGGGATGCTCAACTTTTTACTAGCATTTTGGGAATCAGACTTAAGTTCCCATGCTTGCAAGAGCAAGCACTCTATGAACTGagcatctccccaccccccaacccccacccctgtcttAAGTACTGTATATTTTCTTAAGCTTCACATTAACAGCCATACTTTCTGCTTCTCCTGTTAAGGGAGCCCCAGGAGCAGAAAGCTTAAGTGACTGTGTCTAAGATGAGGGGACAACAGCAGCCAGTATTTCAAAGCCTGCGTCAAGAAGTTGAAGCCCTTAACACtttgaactcatgggcactgaGGCATTCCCACGGAGGAGGACGGGTCTCTCGGAAAGATGTCTGTGCGTAAACCAGGAGACACATAAGCGACAGTGTTCGCATTTCGCTGCGTCTGTCGCATCTAGAGGGGAGTCAGGCTAGGTGCTGTGTATCAGTCATCCAATGTAGATGGcatcacccaccccaccccacttttaCCAAGGTGGGACCTGAGGCTCAGAAGCTCGAGATAACGTTTATTTTTCAGTGTACACAACCCAAACTTGACACTGTTTATCCCATCTTACCCGGTATTGCCTCCCCCAACGCCCCCAAGAACACCTGGTCAAGATGCCGCTGCCAACTTAGCTGTTACTGAACACCAGGCCAAAAGTGAatgttttcttcataaaattagcCATGCCCAAAATACTCTCCTTGCAATATCTTCTATGCAAATCTCAGCACCTTTATACTGACTCTTATTACAACACCCAGCATCTCCTGAAGGGCTCAGTTAAATCAGTAAAAGATTAgtgccagcatttttttttagggTTCAAAGCTCTATTGAAGCAAGCTTGCTGTTGCCTGATTTTGCACAAGATTTGGGAGCCTTATGTAATAACCCGGAGCTATTTACACTAACATTGTGCAAGCCTCAAACTCTTGAGTAAATTGCAGGTCCGGTCTCCTGGAAACTAGAGAAGATAACTTCTCATCCATACTGGCTGTACCTCTCAGAACACAAAGAGGGTGCTGtaagcacccacccacccagacaGTAAGCGATATATAATTAAGACAATATTTGGTCTTTTAGTAATTGTTTCTGGCACAGAAAATCCGTTTGGGAAGGAAAAATTGCAAGGCCTTATCTTTCTTAGGCAAATCACATTTGTTCAAGACAAATTATAGATCCTGTGAAGGGAAATAACTTAATTACTTAAAATAGAATCTAATTTAACTGCACGTTTTTGCAGCAGCCTATGGATCTGGAGTAATTCATGCCGGTGTTCCTATTCCACTCGAGGACACAATTAGATTTTCAGTAGGAAATTATCTTGAGGCTTCTTGCCTTTCTCTGGGGAGTCTTAATTGGATCACGCTTAGACATAGTTTTCGATGTGCTCGCTGGAACGCTTGGTCTTAAAGCTGGGACCATTGTGGCTGGCTTCACTGGTAACCtgctctataaatatttattcgaAGGAAAACAATGGGAGAAATCCTTGGGAGGAATtcgttttcttttctcatcttggCTTGAAACCTCCTCACCCCAGATTCCTCTCCTTTGCCTTGGAGCCCCAACAAAAGGAACTTAGTCGGGACAAAATTCCCAGCATTGCAAGTCTCCATGGATATTGCAGCCTTCCTGGGAACAAAGGCCGATAGCTCcttctcaaaaaaggaaagaaaagaattttaaaaaaaaaaaagtctttattccctccctcctccaaaaGGGTGCCCCTGCCGGAGTCATTCTCTGTCCCAACTCTCTCATGATGAGTTCCTCCAAAACCTTCCCTGGgtcctggttagtctggctatgtgAGGAAACCCAGTCTGCTGCCCAGCCCTCACATGAAGCAACTGATTGTTCCTTGGGCTCCTCCCCCATGAAGGGAGCTCTTGAAGGTCAGTAATGTAGCTACAATTGTATAATGGaagctaaaatatttaaattgtatgcATGCTGCCAAACATGACATCTGACTTAGGAATGATGTCAGGCCTCTAACTGGGAAGGAACCTAGATGGGTTTCATCTCAAAtcacttttgttttcctgaaatgcCACTAGGTGATCTATCTTTCAGGCCTATGGACTTCCCAGCCTTCTTTCATGGTTATATCTGTATGAACAGATTCATTCCAGGGTGCTCTCTTGGAAGAAAATGGGCTTTGTTTTAGTCATTGAACCAAGTGTCTGTGGTTTTTCTCCCATCTGATATTCAGATGCTAAATGAAAGCTCCACAAACAATTGGGCATTTATTGTTCAATGTGATGCTCATTTAGGAGAACCAAGGACCCCTAGAGACAAAATTCAAATTACCACAGAAAGCAACCCAGCATCCCCACAGTGCTTAGAAACGTAC
This is a stretch of genomic DNA from Rattus rattus isolate New Zealand chromosome 10, Rrattus_CSIRO_v1, whole genome shotgun sequence. It encodes these proteins:
- the Cxcr4 gene encoding C-X-C chemokine receptor type 4 isoform X1 — encoded protein: MEIYTSDNYSEEVGSGDYDSNKEPCFRDENENFNRIFLPTIYFIIFLTGIVGNGLVILVMGYQKKLRSMTDKYRLHLSVADLLFVITLPFWAVDAMADWYFGKFLCKAVHIIYTVNLYSSVLILAFISLDRYLAIVHATNSQRPRKLLAEKAVYVGVWIPALLLTIPDIIFADVSEGEGRYICDRLYPDSLWMVVFQFQHIMVGLILPGIVILSCYCIIISKLSHSKGHQKRKALKTTVILILAFFACWLPYYVGISIDSFILLEVIKQGCEFESVVHKWISITEALAFFHCCLNPILYAFLGAKFKSSAQHALNSMSRGSSLKILSKGKRGGHSSVSTESESSSFHSS
- the Cxcr4 gene encoding C-X-C chemokine receptor type 4 isoform X2, with product MGYQKKLRSMTDKYRLHLSVADLLFVITLPFWAVDAMADWYFGKFLCKAVHIIYTVNLYSSVLILAFISLDRYLAIVHATNSQRPRKLLAEKAVYVGVWIPALLLTIPDIIFADVSEGEGRYICDRLYPDSLWMVVFQFQHIMVGLILPGIVILSCYCIIISKLSHSKGHQKRKALKTTVILILAFFACWLPYYVGISIDSFILLEVIKQGCEFESVVHKWISITEALAFFHCCLNPILYAFLGAKFKSSAQHALNSMSRGSSLKILSKGKRGGHSSVSTESESSSFHSS